Below is a genomic region from Burkholderia pseudomultivorans.
TCGGCAACGCACACGCGCTGCTGTTCCCGATCGACTGGCCGGAGCCGTTCGGCCTGGTGATGATCGAGGCGATGGCGTGCGGCACGCCGGTGATCGCGTTCAAGCGCGGCTCGGTGCCGGAAGTGATCGACAACGGCGTGTCGGGCTTCGTCGTCGAAGACGAACTGTCGGCCGTCGCGGCGCTCAAGCGCCTGGACACGCTGCCGCGCGAGAAGGTCCGCGCCGCGTTCGAAGCGCGCTTCTCGTCGAAGGTGATGGCGCAGAACTACGTGAAGGGCTACGAGGAACTGCTGCGGCAGAAGCGCCGCACGGTGCTGCGCGAAGTCAACGCAGGCTGACAGCCGGGCCGCCGGCCGCTCGCTGCGCGGCCGTCACCGACGCCCCGTCCGGGTTTCCGGCGGGGCGTTGTCACATCCGCGGCGCGGATCTGTTGTATTCTCGCCGCGCCCGATGCCGGGAACGGCCCCGGAAGCGCGCCGGCACCCCATCCTGGCGTCTGTCCAGACGGTAATGTCCCTATAATGGCCGTGCCGCGAAATCCGGCCCCGCACGATCATCCAGAGGAGAGCAGTCTTGGCGAGAACGAAAACCACGCGCGCAGCGCCGGCCCCCGGCGCCGGTGTGATCTTCGCGTTGCGCGCGATCGGTCTCGTGCTGCTCGCGCGCTGGCTGTTCTCGATGTCGGAGATGGGCTATCGCGCGTCGCTGTCCGCGATGGTGTCCTCGCCGTGGGCGTTCATCTATCTGGTGCTGATCTTCCTGCTGCTCGCGCTGCCGGGTGCCGTCGCGCGCGCCGAGCGGCCGTTCCATCCGCTGCCGCAGTGGCTGCGCCAGGCGCTGCGCCTGCTGGCGCTGATCGGTTTCCTGTTCGCCGTCTGGTCGATCGGCGCGTTCGCGTGGGCGGCCGGCTGGCGGCGCGCGCTGCATGCGGTGGCGGCCACCAACGGCTGGCTCGTCGCCGCGCCGGTGCTGTATGCGGCCATCGTGTGGATCTGCCGGCCGCGCCCGCTGTGGCGCACCAACGTCGCGGCACGCCGCTTCGCGGTCGGCCGCTACGCGATCTCGCTCGATACGCTGACGCGCACCGTGATCGTGTGGATGGAGAGCCGCAAGGTCGGCCAGTACGATGCGCGCGAGCTGTCGGTGCGCTGGCCCGGCCGGGCGGCGCAGGGCGGCGCTCCGTCGGGCGGCGTACCGTCGGGCGACGCTCCGTCGGGCGACGCTCCGTCGGCGGCCGCGCTGCCGCCGCGCGGCGGTCCGTTCCGGCGGCCGAAGGTGGAATTGCTGTGGGATTCGCCGGCGGCCGTCGGCCACAACCGGCAGATCGTGATGCGCGCGCCGCTCGCGACCGAGGGCGACCGCGTCGCGGTGCTCGCGCTCGACGCGGCGCTCAAGCAGATCGTCTGACAAGGTCCGCGCACGGTGCGCGGGCGTCGAAGGAGGCGTGATGATTGTCCGTTGGCTGCTGGCGGCTGTCCATCTGAGCGCATTCGGCGTCGCGTTCGCGGCGATCGCGGGGCGCAACCGTGCGCTGCGCCGTTTGATCGCGTCCGCGCAGGCCGCCGATCTGCCGGGCGTATTCAAGGCCGATGCGGTGTGGGGGCTGTCGGCGCTCGTGCTGATCGCCACCGGCCTCGCGCGTGCATTCGGCGGGTTCGAGAAAGGCAGCGCCTACTACCTGCACGAGCCGCTTTTTCACCTGAAGATGACCGCGCTCGTGCTGATCCTGCTGCTCGAGGTCGTACCGATGCTCGGGCTGATCCGCTGGCGCGCCGCCGCGCGGCAGCAGCGGATGCCCGATATCGGGCGCGCCCGCACCTATGTGAGGATCGGCCACTGGCAGGCGATGCTCGTGATCGTCATCGTGTTCGCCGCGTCGGGGATGGCGAGGGGGATTGGCGCTGCCGGCTAGGTGCGGCCGGCTAGGTGCGACCGGCTAGGTGCGGCCGGCTAGGTGCGGCCGGCTAGGTGCGACCGCCTAGGTGCGACCGGCTAGGCACTGCCGGCTGACGCGGCCCGCGCCAGCCGTCCCGCCCCGCCTTCACCGCACGAGGCAGGGGCGCTTGTTGTCGAAGGTCCAGCCCGGAATCAGATACTGCATCGCCGCCGCGTCGTCGCGCGCGCCGAGCGCATGCTGCTTGTACAGTTCGTGCGCGTGCGCGACCGCATCCATGTCGATGTCGATGCCGAGCCCTGGCCGCTTCGGCACCTCGACGAGCCCGTTCTCGATCTTCAGCGGCTC
It encodes:
- a CDS encoding DUF2214 family protein — protein: MIVRWLLAAVHLSAFGVAFAAIAGRNRALRRLIASAQAADLPGVFKADAVWGLSALVLIATGLARAFGGFEKGSAYYLHEPLFHLKMTALVLILLLEVVPMLGLIRWRAAARQQRMPDIGRARTYVRIGHWQAMLVIVIVFAASGMARGIGAAG